The nucleotide window TGTCTGTCCGGTCTGGAGTCACTCACCCATTGAACCCCCCTTGGTCGTCAAAGAAGTTGTTTCGGATGGCCATCGTGTTTGAATATCAAGTCGCCAGACGTAGAGAAGTACTTCGCCGGCCAACATTCAACGTGGATTGGACAGTTTCCGTATGCGCCGTATATTCATGCCACTCTCCATGGTGCCGCTTGAAGCAAATCGAAAGAAGGCAAGATGTTGCGAAGAGGTCGACGTCGTCGCACGTCAACTAAAGAAAACAGAGCGCAGGAGCAAGCGACGACATGTCGAAGTTCACCAACTTCAAGATAGTGGGAGCTGTCACAGGTTCCCTTGACAATCGCAagtggtggtagaggtacgtgGTACCTGCTTCCCTTTGCTAGGATGGCGGACGTAGAATTGCAGGTCGCTCCCAATTCCAACCTGAAGTCAATTTTAGGGGCGGGCTCTTGGAATTGGATAGAGCGACTGGAGCTGTGTAGGTAGGCAGACGAAGGTACATACTTGCTGCATAATAGTACACTATCTCTTGAGAGCGAGACGAACCTTGATGGGCAGGGGGGTTTGTCTGATTCCCGTCAAGTATATACACTGTATGGATCATCTAACTCACTCACTTTGTCCTGTCTTTAGAGATGGGTAAGACAGTGCAAACTTGGTATGCACAGTTGTTTCAAAACCCAGACCCCGTCGGTACTCTGGCATTCCAAGTTGCGGTTCCCAACGGCAATGGGGTGTCAAATACCCTAGCCGCCTAGGCTACAGGGCAGCGACGGCAGTAGTACctagcgtagaggtaggtaggtgtgtACATGTAGATGCCCGCCCACAGCCCAGCGTCATGCATGGCCTGCGGGCTCCTCCGACCGTCATCGTCACCTCCCCTCCCGATTGCCCAGACCACGAGACGTCGGGCCAACTACGACCTCCATCCCACCCAGATACCTATCTTTTCGTCGGTGACATCGCGATCCCGTTACCACCGTTAGGCTGCACCTGTTCCAGGTGCAATACCAGTGCGTCTTCGCTCCACCATGCCGGCGCAACATGCCATAGGTTGAACGGCTTTTACTCTACTTGCGATCAATAAGGCGTTGCCGCGCAGCTTTCGGGCCCCAAGTTCCGTCCAGATACCTCGTTGCCAGGATCCCGAGACAGAAAACATGGGAGGCACCGGCCAAAAGCTCGCCGATGTGGCAACCATAGTCGGAGGTGTCGCCTCTATTGTCGCGACTCTGCTCTCCATGGTGTATGTCTACCCTACAGATCCGCATCGTGTCGCAGCTCCAACTCCAGCGTCTGAATATCATGCTGACCAAGCTCTAACAGGTCAATATGGCTCCAAACGTGAGTTGCCCACCCATCGCCCGTGTCGCGAACGTCTTGCTCATCCAAGTCCGGCCATTGATATTCAGCAGTAAAAACTATCGCAAGCCGCTTTTGCAACGTTATGTTGTACGGATCCTCCTCATGTGAGTTTACCTGTTATCACCCTGTGGGACTGCTCTGTGGGCGGAATTCCTGATCATTCTCCATCTTCAGGGTTCCAATATACTCGATCGCCTCATGGACTAGCATGGTTTCACGGACCGCAGCAGCCTTTGTCGACCCCATCAGAGACATATACGAGGCTTTCACCATCTACACATTCTTCCAGCTGTTAATCAACTACTTGGGCGGAGAACGAGCCCTTATTATCATGACCCATGGTCGCGAGCCGATCCATCATCTCTGGCCGATGAACCACGTCCTCCCTCAAGTTGATATTTCCGATCCGCATACCTTCCTCGCCATAAAGCGGGGCATCTTGCAATATGCATGGATGAAGCCAATCTTGGCCTTAGCAGCTGTTATCATGAAAGCAACTGGGAGCTACCATGAGGGCGACATCAAACTTAACTCGGGCTATTTTTGGAGCGGCATTATCTACAACATCAGCGTCACAGTCAGCTTGTACTGTTTGGGCTTGTTCTGGGTATGCATGAACAACGACCTAAAGCCTTTCCGACCAATGCCCAAGTTCCTGTGTGTAAAGGCCATTATCTTTGCATCGTATTGGCAAGGCTTTGCCCTTGGAATTCTGGTGTTTCTCGGGGCTTTCCCGAATGTCGAAGGATACACACAAGACGGCCTTGCGGCAGCCATTCAGGACTTCCTGATCTGTCTCGAGATGCCAGCCTTTGCCATTGCTCACTGGTATGCCTTCTCTTGGCACGACTTTGCCGACAGCAGAGTGTCTGCCGCAAGAATGCCGGTCAAGTATGCGATGAGGGACGCCTTCGGGATTCGCGACTTGATCCAGGACTCCAAAGAAACTTTTACGGGTGA belongs to Neurospora crassa OR74A linkage group IV, whole genome shotgun sequence and includes:
- a CDS encoding DUF300 domain-containing protein, producing MGGTGQKLADVATIVGGVASIVATLLSMVSIWLQTKNYRKPLLQRYVVRILLMVPIYSIASWTSMVSRTAAAFVDPIRDIYEAFTIYTFFQLLINYLGGERALIIMTHGREPIHHLWPMNHVLPQVDISDPHTFLAIKRGILQYAWMKPILALAAVIMKATGSYHEGDIKLNSGYFWSGIIYNISVTVSLYCLGLFWVCMNNDLKPFRPMPKFLCVKAIIFASYWQGFALGILVFLGAFPNVEGYTQDGLAAAIQDFLICLEMPAFAIAHWYAFSWHDFADSRVSAARMPVKYAMRDAFGIRDLIQDSKETFTGDKYGYRVFDSGDKIMAHEQSRSRLARLKEGMRYERGGKGKYWIPRPDEITQNTPLLGANGGPSRRSNSSSPHHDDADEVILDPEEEQLYAGARKLEFGDWNYPVITANEPWKDRYRSPHPSLFQNTPTGSFYNRSSSSRSSVPTLNPRDPLERRKKEAPEGPEALPNDKKGKKKADPNGQRATNSTPDKGMDPLEIAYGPMMGTTSKLTEDDFRVDDVSPHHPHGTSPGHDTSHDPEDDGKGTPVTEVSNHWGHATDTEGEEERSPHFTVGGEEEFQNVWGR